DNA from Pseudomonas putida:
GTCGGTGGAATTTTCGTCATCGACGAAGTGGCAGTTGGGATCGGCATCGGCTTCGCGCCGTCCCTGCTCGACCGCTACCCCGTAGTCGGCATCGTACTCGCGCACCTCGACGCCACAGGCCCGCAAGCGATCCTTCTTCCACTGACGGGCATCGGCGGACATGTGTACCGTCGTCCGGAACCCCAGACGCGCCCCCATGACACCGATGGACAACCCCAGGTTGCCGGTCGAACCCACAGCGATGCTGTACTGGCCGAAGAAGGCCCGGGCCGCATCGCTGTCGAGCGCGGCGTAATCGTCCCCCGGTTTGAGCAGGCCGCCGGCCAGGGCCAGGTCCTCGGCATGCTTGAGCACTTCATAGATGCCGCCACGAGCCTTGATCGACCCGGAGATGGGCAGCAGGTTGTCGGCCTTGAGCCAAAGCGAGCCGACGGGCGCGATATGGAGCTCATCGCACAAGACAGCCTGCAGGCTGGGCAAGGGCAACAACGGCGATTCGATCAGCCCCCCGGCCGCCTGGGTCTGCGCAAAGGCAGAGGCGATGAACGGTGCGAAACGCGTCAACCGGGCGCTGGCCTCGGCGATATCGCTCGCCCCCAGCGGTACATCGCCCAGGGCCTGGGCGCACGGTGCGACACCAGGATTGAACCAGGTGACCGGGGCGTGGCGCACCAGGTCGGCGATCAGCGGGTGCTGCTGACACCAGGTCTGCAGCGGTACTTCGAGGGCCATGGGCGACTCCAGCCGAATCAGTAGGCAAAGCCTGGATTAGGCGGCACATGAGCGCCCCTTGGC
Protein-coding regions in this window:
- the dsdA gene encoding D-serine ammonia-lyase; this encodes MALEVPLQTWCQQHPLIADLVRHAPVTWFNPGVAPCAQALGDVPLGASDIAEASARLTRFAPFIASAFAQTQAAGGLIESPLLPLPSLQAVLCDELHIAPVGSLWLKADNLLPISGSIKARGGIYEVLKHAEDLALAGGLLKPGDDYAALDSDAARAFFGQYSIAVGSTGNLGLSIGVMGARLGFRTTVHMSADARQWKKDRLRACGVEVREYDADYGVAVEQGRREADADPNCHFVDDENSTDLFLGYAVAAERLRGQFQAAGIVVDAEHPLFVYLPCGVGGGPGGVAFGLKQAFGDAVHCLFAEPSHSPCMLLGVYTGLHEQVSVYDFGLDNHTAADGLAVGRPSGFVGRAMQRLIDGYYTVSDAELFRLLALMEKLEGLALEPSALAGVPGMGRVLLENQGYRQRLGLDEQRMANATHLVWATGGSMVPREEMDAYLEKGRAIVHGRQGQ